Proteins from one Candidatus Zixiibacteriota bacterium genomic window:
- a CDS encoding amphi-Trp domain-containing protein: MTSQNNEFKHESLQDSQTIVKYINALAEGFSSGRLALGNNGNPIVLEPTGMLKLDLKAKRKDGRMKLSVKISWKEEDEEKKQIDSKPLVIESQKTE, encoded by the coding sequence ATGACGTCACAGAACAACGAATTCAAACATGAGTCGCTCCAGGACAGCCAGACTATCGTGAAGTACATCAATGCTCTCGCTGAAGGTTTCTCTTCGGGCAGGCTGGCTCTTGGAAACAACGGCAACCCGATCGTGCTTGAACCTACCGGTATGCTCAAGCTCGATCTCAAGGCCAAGCGCAAGGATGGCCGTATGAAGCTATCCGTCAAAATCAGCTGGAAAGAGGAAGACGAGGAAAAAAAGCAGATCGATTCCAAACCGCTGGTGATCGAATCACAGAAAACCGAATAG
- the pepF gene encoding oligoendopeptidase F, with translation MTDKKNSDIPQRKDIEEKYKWDLTHIYKSEDDWEADYKKAEELIEKAGQFAGKLSESADTLYKCLTTRSDLWIIIDKLHFYARRNADLDHRVSRYQEMTERAVMLVSKAQAAFSFVEPELLQIDNETLRKMASEFEKTDLYDFYIEDLIRSREHIRSAEIEELLAQSVMMARGAANVFTMLNDADMTYPSIKDEKGNEIKLTKQRFSKFMESSDQRVRRDAHEGMYTAYEEHINTLSASLASAVNKDVFYSRARKYSSSLENALDANNIPTSVYHSLLDTTEADLSGMHKWMDVRKRILKLDKIYPYDVYCPLFPDQNYEVNYEDAIEEVLTAVKPLGENYVSNMKSAFEKRWVDVYETEGKASGAYNASNYATHPLVLMNYNDTVNNMFTLAHEMGHCMHSYFSNTTQPYQKAQYTIFVAEVASTLNEGLLLQYLLKKSDDPKKKLYLLNRHIDNTLGTFFHQILYARFELKIHELVEQGGALSPDILNKLWDDLTRQYYGPSVTMDDYSKYKWSRIPHFYYTYYVYQYATSYAASQAILDKFNSGEEGIVDRYLTLLSSGGNDYPINQLKNCGVDMTQPGPVQATLKLFSEQVNEVEKLAGI, from the coding sequence GAAGCCGATTATAAAAAGGCCGAGGAGCTTATCGAAAAAGCGGGACAGTTCGCAGGCAAACTGTCCGAATCCGCGGACACGCTTTACAAATGCCTGACGACCCGTTCTGACCTCTGGATAATCATCGACAAACTGCATTTCTATGCCCGACGCAATGCCGATCTGGATCACCGCGTTTCCCGCTACCAGGAGATGACTGAGCGGGCGGTGATGCTGGTCTCGAAAGCACAGGCCGCCTTCTCGTTTGTCGAACCGGAACTGTTGCAGATCGATAATGAAACACTCAGGAAGATGGCTTCAGAGTTCGAAAAGACCGATCTCTACGATTTCTATATCGAGGACCTGATCCGCTCTCGTGAACATATCCGCTCGGCGGAGATCGAGGAACTTCTGGCGCAGTCGGTCATGATGGCGCGCGGGGCGGCCAATGTCTTCACCATGTTAAATGATGCCGACATGACCTACCCGTCCATTAAGGATGAAAAAGGCAACGAGATCAAACTCACCAAACAGCGTTTCTCCAAGTTCATGGAGTCCAGCGACCAGCGAGTCCGCCGTGATGCCCATGAGGGCATGTACACCGCCTATGAAGAGCATATAAACACGCTTTCCGCTTCATTGGCTTCGGCAGTCAACAAGGATGTCTTCTATTCCCGTGCACGCAAGTATTCCTCCAGCCTCGAGAACGCTCTCGACGCCAATAATATCCCGACCTCGGTCTATCACTCGCTTCTGGATACTACCGAGGCTGACCTGAGCGGTATGCACAAATGGATGGATGTCCGCAAGCGGATCCTGAAACTCGACAAGATCTATCCCTATGATGTCTACTGCCCGCTGTTCCCCGATCAAAACTACGAGGTTAATTACGAGGATGCCATCGAAGAAGTCCTCACCGCTGTCAAACCATTGGGCGAAAACTATGTCAGCAATATGAAGAGTGCTTTCGAAAAGCGCTGGGTGGATGTCTATGAAACCGAAGGTAAAGCCTCGGGTGCTTACAATGCTTCAAACTATGCGACCCATCCGCTGGTACTGATGAATTATAACGATACCGTCAATAACATGTTTACGCTGGCGCATGAGATGGGCCACTGTATGCACAGCTATTTTTCGAATACTACCCAGCCCTACCAGAAAGCTCAATACACTATCTTCGTGGCCGAGGTAGCATCGACATTAAACGAGGGCCTGCTGTTGCAGTATTTGCTGAAAAAATCCGACGACCCGAAAAAGAAGCTCTACCTCCTCAACCGGCATATTGACAACACCCTCGGTACGTTTTTCCACCAGATACTTTACGCTCGTTTCGAGCTCAAAATCCATGAGCTGGTTGAACAGGGTGGCGCGCTCTCGCCGGATATCCTGAACAAACTGTGGGATGACCTGACCAGGCAGTACTATGGACCGTCGGTTACCATGGATGATTACTCGAAATACAAATGGTCGCGGATTCCGCATTTTTATTACACCTACTATGTTTATCAATACGCGACCTCATACGCCGCTTCGCAGGCGATTCTGGACAAATTCAACTCCGGCGAAGAAGGTATTGTTGATAGATACCTGACACTGCTTTCCTCTGGCGGTAATGACTATCCGATCAATCAACTGAAAAACTGCGGTGTGGATATGACTCAGCCAGGTCCGGTACAGGCGACCCTCAAGCTGTTTTCCGAGCAGGTCAACGAAGTTGAAAAGCTGGCCGGTATTTGA